The following proteins are co-located in the Planctomycetota bacterium genome:
- a CDS encoding ATP-binding protein: MSTHPAPHDNAWSHVVTLAAGLAHEIKNPLSTISLNLQLMLEDWQRDATTPRERRTLKRLQTLERETTRLVGLLEDFLRYARTPHASPQPCEVNLLVQELLDFIAPKAAQLGIRVRSQLAADLPVIQADPKLLKQALLNLLINAEEAMPKGGELIVATSASPPGVQIDVTDTGIGIPDHQLGRIFDLYFSTKEGGSGLGLCTARRILELHGGSIAVESDVGKGTHFTVRLPLAPPGSATPEGRP; this comes from the coding sequence ATGAGCACGCACCCCGCTCCGCACGACAACGCCTGGTCCCACGTGGTCACCCTGGCCGCCGGCCTGGCCCACGAGATCAAGAACCCGCTGAGCACCATCAGCCTCAACCTGCAACTCATGCTCGAGGACTGGCAGCGCGACGCCACCACCCCGCGCGAGCGCCGCACCCTGAAGCGCCTTCAGACCCTCGAGCGCGAGACCACCCGCCTCGTCGGCCTCCTCGAGGACTTCCTGCGCTACGCCCGCACCCCGCACGCCAGCCCGCAGCCGTGCGAAGTGAATCTCCTGGTCCAGGAGCTGCTCGACTTCATCGCGCCCAAGGCCGCGCAGCTCGGCATCCGGGTGCGCAGCCAGCTCGCCGCCGACCTGCCCGTGATCCAGGCCGACCCCAAGCTGCTCAAGCAGGCCCTGCTCAACCTGCTCATCAACGCCGAAGAGGCCATGCCCAAGGGCGGCGAACTCATCGTCGCCACCTCGGCCAGCCCGCCCGGCGTGCAGATTGACGTCACCGACACGGGCATCGGCATCCCCGACCACCAGCTCGGGCGGATCTTCGACCTCTACTTCTCCACCAAAGAGGGCGGCAGCGGCCTGGGCCTCTGCACCGCGCGGCGCATCCTCGAACTCCACGGCGGCTCCATCGCCGTCGAGAGCGACGTGGGCAAGGGCACCCACTTCACCGTCCGCCTGCCGCTCGCCCCGCCCGGTTCCGCCACCCCGGAGGGCCGCCCATGA
- a CDS encoding cold shock domain-containing protein: MAQGIVKWFDPKKGYGFITVDGQPDIFVHWRNIKDSEDFKTLEDGEAVQLDIVQGNKGLAAENVIRLA; the protein is encoded by the coding sequence ATGGCTCAAGGCATCGTGAAGTGGTTCGACCCCAAGAAGGGCTATGGCTTCATCACGGTGGACGGGCAGCCCGACATCTTCGTCCACTGGCGCAACATCAAGGACTCCGAGGACTTCAAGACCCTCGAGGATGGCGAGGCGGTGCAGCTCGACATCGTGCAGGGCAACAAGGGCCTCGCTGCCGAGAACGTCATCCGCCTCGCCTGA
- a CDS encoding sigma-70 family RNA polymerase sigma factor, whose product MEPDLASMVAAAKAGSEVAWRQLVEAFQAPLVRLAWMLTGDRELAADVAQEAFVEAFVRLRQLREPKAFGGWLRTMAVRIAQRRREHRKWQPEQEIEHHRTPETELAGVELRQSVDRALAALSPLCREALALAMEGGLTSAEAATLLGCSPEAYRVRLHKARQQMRRHLAAFLEE is encoded by the coding sequence ATGGAGCCCGACCTGGCGAGCATGGTGGCCGCAGCCAAGGCCGGCTCCGAGGTGGCGTGGCGGCAACTGGTCGAGGCGTTCCAGGCGCCGCTCGTGCGGCTGGCCTGGATGCTCACGGGCGACCGCGAGCTGGCCGCGGACGTGGCGCAGGAGGCCTTCGTCGAGGCCTTCGTCCGCCTCCGCCAGCTTCGCGAGCCCAAGGCGTTCGGCGGCTGGCTGCGGACGATGGCCGTGCGAATCGCCCAGCGGCGCCGCGAGCACCGCAAGTGGCAGCCAGAGCAGGAGATAGAGCACCATCGGACGCCGGAGACCGAGCTGGCCGGCGTCGAGTTGCGGCAGAGCGTGGACCGTGCCCTCGCGGCGCTGTCGCCCCTGTGCCGCGAGGCATTGGCCCTGGCGATGGAGGGCGGGCTGACCTCGGCCGAAGCCGCCACGCTGCTGGGCTGCTCGCCCGAGGCCTATCGCGTGAGGCTGCACAAGGCCCGACAGCAGATGCGGCGGCACCTGGCCGCCTTCCTCGAGGAGTGA
- a CDS encoding YgiQ family radical SAM protein — MAQPPTLPQPPFLPMSRAEMDRLGWDTLDVLLVTGDAYVDHPAFGAALLGRWLVAHGFRTGIIAQPQWDTPAGIAALGRPRLFAGVTAGALDSMLAHYTAFRKKRHDDAYTPGGRAGARPNRATIVYTNLVRQAFPGLPVIIGGIEASMRRASHYDFWTDRLRRSLLLDSKADLLVYGMAERAVLEIAQRLAGRGPGAACPDAALRGVRGTVVAAGKPHESDESGRVWLTLPSHEEMEADPAKLMAATLLLERQVHGGSAWAAQSTQGRTLVFAPPSEPLTTAELDALYALPFSRAPHPSYCEPIPAVEMVQFSLTTHRGCAGGCSFCALAQHQGRRIRSRSRESVLAEAARLTTHPAWRDSLSDVGGPSANMWGATCAGDPASCCRVSCLTPSICPNFAADQQALAELLRALAKVPGVRHVRTSSGVRHDLALTEPGYVEALVGEFTGGQLKLAPEHCVGHVLRLMRKPAFAAFEQFLTVFERVSREAGKEQYVIPYLLSAFPGCTDADMRALAHWLRARGWRPQQVQCFIPTPGTVATAMYYAGIDPDGHPIPVARTDAQRMRQHAILVGKWGGGRPGQPRPGQRRRFRNL, encoded by the coding sequence ATGGCCCAGCCCCCCACACTGCCCCAGCCCCCCTTCCTGCCCATGAGCCGCGCCGAAATGGACCGGCTGGGGTGGGACACGCTGGATGTTCTCCTGGTGACGGGGGATGCGTATGTGGACCACCCCGCCTTCGGCGCCGCGCTGCTGGGGCGATGGCTGGTGGCCCATGGCTTTCGCACGGGCATCATCGCCCAGCCGCAGTGGGACACTCCTGCGGGCATCGCCGCGCTGGGCCGCCCGCGCCTCTTCGCGGGCGTGACGGCGGGCGCCCTCGACTCGATGCTCGCCCACTACACCGCCTTCCGCAAGAAGCGGCACGACGACGCCTACACCCCCGGCGGCCGGGCCGGGGCACGGCCCAACCGAGCGACCATCGTCTACACCAACCTCGTGCGGCAGGCGTTTCCCGGCCTGCCCGTGATCATCGGCGGCATCGAGGCCTCGATGCGCCGGGCGAGCCACTACGACTTCTGGACCGACAGGCTCCGCCGCTCGCTGCTCCTCGACAGCAAGGCTGACCTGCTGGTCTACGGCATGGCCGAGCGGGCGGTGCTGGAGATCGCCCAGCGGCTGGCGGGCCGCGGACCGGGTGCCGCCTGCCCAGACGCCGCGCTGCGCGGCGTCCGAGGCACCGTGGTGGCCGCGGGCAAGCCCCACGAGTCTGACGAGTCTGGTAGAGTCTGGCTGACGCTGCCCTCTCACGAGGAAATGGAGGCGGACCCGGCGAAACTCATGGCCGCCACGCTGCTCCTCGAGCGCCAGGTGCATGGCGGCTCGGCCTGGGCCGCGCAGAGCACGCAAGGCCGCACACTGGTGTTCGCCCCGCCGTCCGAGCCCCTCACAACCGCTGAACTCGACGCGCTTTACGCCCTCCCATTCTCGCGCGCGCCCCACCCCTCGTACTGCGAGCCGATCCCCGCGGTCGAGATGGTGCAGTTCAGCCTCACCACCCACCGCGGCTGTGCGGGCGGCTGCTCGTTTTGCGCCCTGGCGCAGCACCAGGGCCGTCGCATCCGCTCGCGGAGCCGCGAGTCGGTCCTCGCCGAGGCTGCCCGCCTCACGACGCACCCGGCCTGGCGCGACAGCCTGTCGGACGTCGGTGGCCCCTCGGCCAACATGTGGGGTGCCACGTGCGCGGGCGACCCCGCGAGTTGCTGTCGCGTAAGTTGCCTTACACCAAGCATTTGCCCGAACTTCGCGGCCGACCAGCAGGCCCTGGCCGAGCTGCTTCGCGCCCTCGCCAAGGTGCCGGGGGTGAGGCACGTGCGAACCTCGAGCGGGGTGCGGCACGACCTCGCATTGACCGAGCCCGGCTATGTGGAGGCGCTGGTGGGCGAATTCACGGGCGGCCAACTCAAGCTCGCGCCCGAGCATTGCGTGGGCCACGTGCTGCGCCTGATGCGCAAGCCGGCCTTCGCCGCCTTCGAGCAGTTCCTCACCGTCTTCGAGCGTGTCTCGCGCGAGGCGGGCAAGGAACAATACGTGATACCTTACCTCCTCAGCGCCTTCCCCGGCTGCACCGACGCCGACATGCGCGCCCTGGCCCACTGGCTGCGCGCCCGCGGCTGGAGGCCCCAACAGGTGCAGTGCTTCATCCCCACCCCCGGCACCGTGGCCACCGCAATGTACTACGCCGGCATTGACCCCGATGGCCATCCCATTCCCGTCGCCCGCACCGACGCCCAGCGGATGCGCCAGCATGCCATCCTGGTCGGCAAGTGGGGCGGCGGCAGACCGGGGCAGCCGAGACCGGGCCAACGTAGAAGGTTTCGCAACTTGTAG
- a CDS encoding sigma-54 dependent transcriptional regulator translates to MTAPRPAILLVDDRADHAETLADALEALDAVCDIATGGREALDRLSAKPYDLVITDLKMADLDGMELLREAKGRSPDTEVIVVTGYATVENAVAAMQQGAATYLRKPVNLEELRAVVRSVLEKQALRRTNAELRRELDQRYGFEGIIGNNPKMLRLVETLRQIAPTDATVLIYGESGTGKELVARAIHNNSPRRAKRFVALNCAALSEGILESELFGHEKGSFTGAAAARQGRFEYADGGTLLLDEVGDMPASTQVKLLRVLEQNEIVRVGSNAPIHVDVRIVAATHRRLETLIKEGKFREDLYFRLKVVTLYIPPLRERPDDIPLLADHFLREIATAYKKSVTEIAPDARRRLAAYEWPGNVRELRNAIEHMVVVTTDPVLGADDLPDHIAPGEAQAAEAPPLVGISIEHAERELIRNTLAAVGGNRVEAAKTLGIGERTLYRKIKEYDLK, encoded by the coding sequence ATGACCGCTCCACGCCCCGCGATCCTGCTCGTGGACGACCGCGCCGACCACGCCGAGACTCTCGCCGACGCCCTGGAGGCCCTCGACGCCGTGTGCGACATCGCCACGGGCGGGCGCGAGGCCCTCGACCGCCTCTCGGCCAAGCCCTATGATCTGGTGATCACCGACCTCAAGATGGCCGATCTCGACGGCATGGAGCTGCTGCGCGAGGCCAAGGGCCGCAGCCCCGACACCGAGGTGATCGTCGTCACCGGCTACGCCACCGTCGAGAACGCCGTCGCCGCCATGCAGCAGGGCGCCGCCACCTACCTGCGCAAGCCGGTCAACCTCGAGGAACTGCGCGCCGTCGTCCGCAGCGTGCTCGAAAAGCAGGCCCTGCGCCGCACCAACGCCGAGCTGCGCCGCGAGCTCGACCAGCGCTACGGCTTCGAGGGCATCATCGGCAACAACCCGAAGATGCTGCGGCTGGTCGAGACGCTCCGCCAGATCGCCCCCACCGACGCCACGGTGCTCATCTACGGCGAGAGCGGTACGGGCAAGGAACTGGTCGCGCGCGCCATCCACAACAACAGCCCGCGGCGCGCCAAGCGCTTCGTCGCCCTCAACTGCGCCGCGCTCTCCGAGGGCATCCTCGAGAGCGAGCTGTTCGGCCACGAGAAAGGCTCGTTCACCGGCGCCGCCGCCGCGCGCCAGGGGCGGTTCGAATACGCCGACGGCGGCACGCTGCTCCTCGACGAGGTGGGCGACATGCCCGCCTCCACCCAGGTCAAGCTCCTGCGAGTCCTCGAACAGAACGAGATCGTCCGCGTCGGCTCCAACGCGCCCATCCATGTGGACGTCCGCATCGTGGCCGCCACCCACCGGCGGCTCGAGACGCTGATCAAGGAAGGCAAGTTCCGCGAGGACCTCTACTTCCGCCTCAAGGTGGTCACGCTCTACATTCCGCCGCTGCGCGAGCGGCCCGACGACATTCCGCTCCTCGCCGACCATTTCCTGCGCGAGATCGCCACGGCCTACAAGAAATCCGTCACCGAGATCGCTCCCGACGCCCGCCGCCGCCTGGCCGCCTACGAGTGGCCGGGCAACGTGCGCGAACTGCGCAACGCCATCGAGCACATGGTCGTCGTCACCACCGACCCCGTGCTGGGCGCCGACGACCTGCCCGACCACATCGCCCCCGGCGAGGCCCAGGCCGCCGAGGCCCCCCCGCTTGTCGGCATCTCCATCGAGCACGCCGAGCGCGAGCTGATCCGCAACACCCTGGCCGCCGTGGGCGGCAACCGTGTCGAGGCCGCCAAGACCCTCGGCATCGGCGAGCGCACGCTCTACCGCAAGATCAAGGAATACGACCTCAAGTAG
- a CDS encoding queuosine salvage family protein — MSIADRIRAACQAVAQCATRVRIREARIADYAASLPLDQAARPQHDPATHYLGRGGETVAFFLTLDTVNFGSGYFPHLRKRPGHSGYFTVAASLADAFRARGPFAAEELARLTAPDCAALFGQEDAAEPIGELMRLFARALNDLGRFLLERFGGDFLRLVAAAEGSAERLAALLAEMAYFQDVEPYGAWQVPFYKRAQLAAADLAIAFGGEGPGRFGDLDRLTIFADNLVPHVLRVDGVLAYDEGLAARIDAGELVPAGSPEEVEIRACALHAVERMVGALRAAGRGDVTAMGLDYVLWNRGQQPHYKAQPRHRTRTVFY, encoded by the coding sequence GTGAGCATCGCAGACCGGATTCGAGCCGCGTGCCAGGCTGTTGCGCAGTGCGCAACGCGCGTGCGCATCCGCGAGGCGCGGATCGCGGACTACGCCGCTTCGCTCCCGCTCGACCAGGCGGCGCGCCCGCAACACGACCCGGCCACGCACTATCTCGGCCGCGGCGGCGAGACGGTGGCCTTCTTCCTCACGCTCGACACCGTGAACTTCGGCTCGGGCTACTTCCCCCACCTGCGGAAGCGGCCCGGCCACTCCGGCTACTTCACCGTCGCGGCGTCGCTCGCCGATGCCTTTCGCGCCCGAGGGCCATTCGCCGCGGAGGAGCTGGCCCGGCTCACCGCGCCCGATTGCGCGGCCCTCTTCGGCCAGGAGGACGCCGCCGAGCCGATCGGCGAGCTGATGCGCCTGTTCGCCCGGGCGCTGAACGACCTGGGGCGGTTCCTGCTCGAGCGCTTCGGCGGCGACTTCCTGCGGCTGGTCGCGGCGGCCGAAGGCTCGGCCGAGCGGCTCGCCGCCCTGCTCGCCGAGATGGCGTACTTCCAGGACGTCGAGCCGTACGGCGCCTGGCAGGTGCCGTTCTACAAGCGGGCGCAGCTTGCGGCGGCCGACCTCGCGATCGCCTTCGGCGGCGAGGGGCCGGGCCGCTTCGGCGACCTCGACCGCCTGACGATCTTCGCCGACAACCTGGTGCCCCACGTGCTGCGCGTGGACGGCGTGCTGGCCTACGACGAGGGCCTGGCCGCGCGCATTGATGCCGGCGAGCTTGTCCCCGCCGGCTCGCCCGAGGAGGTGGAGATTCGCGCCTGCGCCCTTCATGCGGTGGAGCGGATGGTGGGCGCGCTCCGCGCGGCGGGCCGCGGCGACGTGACGGCGATGGGGCTGGACTACGTGCTCTGGAACCGCGGGCAGCAGCCGCACTACAAGGCGCAGCCGCGGCACCGCACCCGCACGGTGTTCTACTAG
- a CDS encoding glycosyltransferase: MPDAVDLSIIAPMFNEEESIADTARRVREAMAGFAGSWELVMVDDGSTDASRARAEAEAARDPRVRVVGYTPNAGRGRALRTGFAAARGAFVVSVDFDLSYEPSHILRMHEALRRAGGPDIVLASAYMPGGTSAGVPWKRLLPSRLGNWLLRFAWPERIYTSTCIVRGYRREALERLTLTEDGKDIHLEILSQAFERGLRIEEIPGHLRARARGKSKARLGGTIGSHLGFLARRRPGLCAAVAAATLAFLAVAAWLALRSLR, encoded by the coding sequence TTGCCCGACGCTGTGGACCTCTCGATCATCGCCCCGATGTTCAACGAGGAGGAGAGCATCGCCGACACGGCGCGCCGCGTGCGCGAGGCGATGGCCGGCTTCGCCGGCTCCTGGGAACTGGTGATGGTGGACGACGGGAGCACCGACGCCTCGCGCGCCCGGGCCGAGGCCGAGGCGGCGCGCGACCCGCGCGTGCGGGTCGTCGGCTACACGCCTAACGCCGGCCGCGGCCGCGCTTTGCGCACAGGCTTCGCAGCCGCGCGCGGAGCATTCGTCGTAAGTGTTGATTTCGACCTGAGTTACGAGCCGTCGCACATCCTCCGCATGCACGAAGCGCTGAGACGCGCGGGCGGGCCCGACATCGTGCTGGCCTCGGCCTACATGCCCGGCGGCACGAGCGCGGGCGTGCCGTGGAAGCGCCTGCTGCCCAGCCGCCTGGGCAACTGGCTGCTGCGCTTCGCGTGGCCCGAGCGCATCTACACCTCCACCTGTATCGTGCGCGGGTATCGCCGCGAGGCGCTCGAGCGGCTGACGCTCACCGAGGATGGCAAGGACATCCATCTGGAGATCCTCAGCCAGGCATTCGAGCGTGGCCTGAGGATCGAAGAGATCCCCGGCCACCTGCGCGCTCGGGCGCGCGGCAAGTCGAAGGCGCGCCTCGGCGGCACCATCGGCAGCCACCTCGGGTTCCTGGCCCGGCGGCGGCCGGGCTTGTGCGCAGCCGTGGCCGCCGCAACCCTGGCGTTCCTCGCCGTGGCCGCCTGGCTGGCTCTTCGCAGCCTCAGATGA